The Cryptomeria japonica chromosome 9, Sugi_1.0, whole genome shotgun sequence DNA segment ttgtaaaaaaaaaattaatagttgGAAGGGTGAAAGTATTTTTAGTCATAGTTTGAGTTTTGTCTAAATTTATTTATAGATTTGTTTGTAGATGCAACAAACACATATTTGTATAGCTTTGATATGGAAAAGATTAATAGAATGAGTTACAAGATAGGGAATATTAAAATGGAGGATCTCCTTGAAGAGAAGGATCAATGGTTGGTAGAAAAAAGGAAACAGAACTATACAAGATAGATTAAAATGAGGGGATAAGATGTAAAAGAAAGCATAGGGAACCATTTGGATTTGTTTTGTAGATTCTATCCTATTGAATTCTTTGAAAGAGAAAACAATAGAGAATATATCATATGATTAGGTAAGATCTACCAAGAGAAAATTATGGTAAATAACttttatttgaaaagaaaaatattttctcttagaaTGAAGAAGGATGATTTAACAAAGAAAAATTGAatacatttaatttatttcaagTCAAGTAGATTGTTTTTGTGTTAAAATGAATAAAAATCATAAGTACATTATTCTTCGATGTTCTTTTCCAAATTCATGGGATAACATGATTCTTTCATTTAGCTCTAAACTTGTATATACTCCGAAGATGGACAATGTTATTATTTATTAAGGGAAGATAAACAATTTTGTTGAATCTTTGTTGTTAAAAAAAGAGTGAGgaggtccaaggggttgagcttaactggttaaaacactaggttctcactatggagacccaagttcaattcccaatagggacatctagattgaattctaagttgtgactcttggccttccataaaaatggggaaggtctagggtcaatctaatcaaacataataataataattcaaaatactacagcttcggcctattacctaccaaaaaaaaaaaagagcgaGGAGGAAAGGCATTGTAGAGGGTTCAAAAGACACTCTCAATGTCAAGGGAATATCTAAGGAAATAGGATCTAAGGGAGATTAAAAAGGGCCTAAGGACAAGATGAAGGGTAGATCTAAGACTACAAGTGAAAGGAACGAAGTAAAATTTTAGAATTATGGTAAAAGAGGACATGTGAAGGAGGAAtattaaaaacaaaagaaacaaagttTAGGTTCCCACCATAAAAATTTCTTCTAACTTGGGTGATGAGGTTGTTTTCTTCATTTAATATTATGCCCAACAAACATTTGTTGCTTGACATAAGATGCTCTATCATATGTCTCTTCATGAAGAGTGGTTTTACATGTGTGAAAAATATGATGGACAATAAGTATTCTTTCGAAAGAAAAAATCACATATCATTGTGGGacaagtgaagatgtagttatgTTTCAATAATGGGAGGTTAAAAACCCTCCTTGGTGTTTCATATATTCCTAGAATATctggaaatttgaatttaatttttaagTTGACTGATACAATAATGAATGGAAAATTTGATAATCATGGTTGTAGATTGCTAAGAGGGAATTTGGTGATAGCAAGAGGGACAAGGATGTTGACTCTATTAAGCTATATTACACTACTATTTTAGCTCTATTAATGTATCTGAGAAAACTAAAAATACTCATACATTGTGGCACTATATATTGGGCCACATAAGTGACACTAGTTTTAAAaagtatataaataaaaaattgttagatttattttcttattttgataAGAATTTAGATTTATTTCACCATAGTGTCTTTGGTAAATCAAATAGAGAATAATTTCCTCTTCCTACCAATTCCTATCCAGAATCAAAAGCATTCCTACATTTGTACTTGTTTTATCTTCTTCCCaagcagagaaatgttgtttgtagatATTGGACTATTTTTTGTCTTCAAGAACTCGCCATTATTGTAGGACATTATACATTATAGGGGGGTTATATCGTCTCCTTTAATCCGTCTTATGGGGGGATATTTGATTGTATTTACATGATCTATACATAGTCCTTGGGTGGTGTGATTGAATCCTCCATCCATGCATCTTGTTttgtttctctcttttggagaggaattTTTCCTAGCTGGTTTTCTCCTTTTTTTCAGTTTGAGAGAGATTGTATTTCGTTgcatttgcattgtacatgggtacctaaaatatTTTTGTAGTCAGTACCCATCTTGCATCTTGTTGCATAATaatcttctccctaagttgcacttaaggggggatgttggaaCTAATTAATATTTACTCATGAGATTAAGTTTACTTGGGCATCATATTGTCTTTATAGGTGTTAGGTAAggtgtaatattattttattttattttattaattagtaTTTTATGCCAATAGTTGGCAGGTAGTTGTGCCTACTCTTGCACCTCATTAGTGCTCGCATTCTTTCTCTTGCCTTTATAAGGAGAGATCTTGTACATTGTTAGATATCTCATCTCAATAGATTTTTTCTATATGATGATTTATCATTTCTCTCTTCATGAAGTTTTATATTTGTGTGTGCTCCTGGGAGGTTGATTACTCCAACAAGACATGTTATCTAAGGTATATAGATGAGGAGTCACGATCCATTGCATCCTATAGACGTTCTTCTATTCCATAGTAACAACAACAACTAGGACTTGAAGACTCAGCTAGCCATCAACCTTAGGGTGATGAGATATGTTATGATTGTACACCACAATTTGTTTTAGTGGTAATTTTGTTGTATATGTTGTATCAAAAATTATTACGTGTGTGTATGATGAGATTATTTTGATATGATTTGCATAGATGTCACATGTGATTTAATGTGAAATAAtgtgttatattttttttattaaatgcaACAAAGATCCAAGTAAATCATAATGTTGAACATGTATGTTTAAAATTTAAGAAACTTTGACTCATTCAACAACCAATTTAGATTGCTTAATAAATGCCACAATGATTACCTCGATATATGTGTGATCTAATTAAGAAACTTATCTTAAGTATTTAACTAAATGCAAAAAGTGATGATGTAATGCACTCATGCTAAGTTAAATATCAATGTGATCTAGCTAAATAGCTTTCTAATTAATACAACATGATATAACAAACATGGCACATGGAATAGTTAAtttatgataacacaaagaatgcAATTTATTAATTTATGATAAAGAAACTACAAAATGTATccaagacaaccaaaaaaaaattcatgaaagaAGCAATGTACACTAAATATAAAGAGAATCAAACTATCTAACATAGCATGCTTTAAAGATGAAAATGCTAGCATACCATTTAGTAAAGAAGAGAGCAAGAAGAAAAACTTTACGCATAGTATCTACATAGGTGTATAGCGTTAATGGAATCCTTAAGAGGTGTACCATCCATGTCTACTAATTTGTAACCATCTGAGCTATAAAATTTAGTGATGATGTACATGGTTCAAGCCCATTCAGGATAAACTTTCTTTTTTCACCTAGAAGAATGTTTATGTTAAATTGATTCTCATAAGGAACCAAGTCACCAATCGAGAAAGAATGTTGAATAACTCAATCATTATAGGTTAATTGCATAGTCTTTTGATAGACTTGAAGATGCCCTTGACAAAAACTCACAATGGAGGAATCACTAACTCTAAAGGTATAGTCAAATCGACACCATAAACTAGGTTATAAAGAGAAGTACCTGTAATTGTATTCAAACATTAGTTTGATAGGTCCATAAAGCATAGGATAATTGAgtattccaatccttaccatgtttaTTAACAAGTTTTTGAAGGATTTTCTCAATTCTCTTATTAAAAGCTTCGACTTGCCCATTCAATTAAGGATAATAAGGAGTAGAAAAATGATGTTAAATGTAAAAAATTCTTGAGTAAACTTTTCAAGTCTTTTTCCTTAAATGATgtataattattaaaaattaaattgaaaggTAAACCAAATTGAGAAATGATATGATCAAGAATGAATTGGTAAATTATTTCAGCAATCATGGATCAAagaggaatagcttcaatccattttgtaaagtaatatgTAGATGTGATGATTAAATTATGTAATTGAGAAGGAGATATTTTACTAATAAGATCCAAGGAGCTACCTTAAATCTAAGTCCCTAGGCAAGGGAATGAATCAAATTGTTGTTTTGCTGACATTAAGGGCACTTTTTTACAAAGGCAAAGGAATTTTACTCCATAGGTTACCAATAGCAGCCCATGCGAAGCAACTTTCAGACCAAAGATTTACCACTAAAAAGCCTCCCACAAGCATCTGAATGTTCCTCTTCAAGAAAAATATGGATCTTTAATTTGTtgagacaatgaaggagaagattgTTATATCCtcttctataaagaacattagatagAAATAGAATGATGTAATTTGTTGCAAGTGCGCAAATTGGAGCTCTAGTATTCTTACTTGTAGAATCATGAAAGGTACCATCATGCAAATATTGAATGATATGGGAGTACCACTCATTAAATCAATAAAGAAATGTCACTAGAGCTATCAAAAATAATAGGCAAGGTAAGATTACTGATGATAAATTGATAGTCCACTGGTGGTTCTTCGAGGGATATAAAGGAAGCACTACTTGCAATTGCATCTACGTATCAATTATCTTTCAATGGGATAAGATCAATAATGTTAAAAGAAAATTTATTGAGCAATGATAAGACTAAGTCAGGATAAAGAGAGAGTTTATATTCTTTTACTTGATAAGTTCTCATTAGTTATCTTGTAATCAATCGTGAATCATCAAAGATATGCAAGTATTAAACTTTAAAGGATAAAGCTATACCCAAACCAACTATAAGGACTTCATGTActtagcaatgttgttggtacataagaaattgagacaacAGGATAGAAAAATTGGCTTTCCTAAAGGAGGTACTAATATGACACTAGTATCAGAGCTAATTTAACATCTAGAACCATCATAGAAAAAGCCCCATTTCTTATCTACATCTAAAGGGAAAACAAGATCATCGAGAAATGTATCCAAATTAAGAAGAATAAAATGTGGATGAGCATCACTAAGTGGTCAGTTAAAGCTTAAcctttaattatttatatttatgaaCTATTTCTTAATAAAcatataaataaatagaataaataaatgaatattatttATTGTTCGCAATAAATACAAAactaaaatcaaaataacataaatttACTATTATACCTTTTTAAAAAGAGTACTCAATCTTTTGAGAACTTTCCTTTGAAACCCCCACGCCCTCCCCCCACATGCATTATATTCCCAGCGTGGTGTTGTGGAGAACTTCGCTCGCCTAGACAAGACAAATGCACCATAGGTGGATGCACGGATAGTGGGAACTTTCTTCGCCAGTTACCTTAATCTCCTTTTTTCTTTTCCAATCAGACGGTCATGAAAAGAATGCCATGTTCTCCACTTTTGTGAGAAGGTACAAGCCATGAATAAATGTGGGCCTTGCCACTCACCTGGTTAAATTAGTCCTTCTCTATGAAGCCTccctttgatgctttcaacattctACGAAGTTTCAGAGGGATTTTCTTTGAAATTTCTCAACAAAGGCACAAGAAGTTTCCAGGGCACATCGACGAATCCACAAGTCGTCCGCCTTATTTATACAAATGCTTAAACAACGATGCAGGCAAACTGCAAGCGCTGCTCAACATTATTTTCCCTGGAGGGCAAAAGAATATAACTGCTAAAGTAGCGCAGTGGTGTTTTAGGATTGGAGAAATTTTGGGGAAGAAACTGTAAAGTGTAGCAGCAGCAATATTTTTTTGATGGCGGTCTTTGACATTGAATTCAAACTACAACTTGAAATCATTAACTGGGAATGCACTCGCTCTGCGAAATGCGTCGTGGACTTCGATGGTAATCCTGGACACATGAAGTTAGGAATGAGGGGACTGTTGTGGTCGATTCAAACCCTGGAGTTGCAGAATCCTGGAGAATATTCCTTCAATATCATGGAGGTTAAAAGATCTGAAACCCCTCTGTCTTTGTCAGAAGCTGCGGCGCCCAATTTACCTGCAAAGTTCGACATTCTGCTTGCAGATTATAAGGCATCGATGCAGTCTGTGCGCAGGGCAGACGAAGCGCTGGATAAATTGTATGCATTTGTCTGTTTGTTCTCCCTAGCAGAGAAAGATAAGCGATGGCGCATCATTGTGGACGCCGAGATCACGGCAATGGCTTGTAAGTGCGCGAAAGAGGCAATTTACCAGGCAGCACAAGCAATGGCGGCTATTCTTGTTGATCAATTGGAGTCCCCTGTTTTGATAGGCGGGCAGCAGAGCGAGAATTGCAAGAGATCAGGATGGTGGATTGACAATTGGACGGTTGCAGACGAGCTCTGGGCCACCGGTTTTTTTCCACCGGATAGTTGGAAATGCATGTTGAGGCAGTTTCAAGCAAAGGCCCTGGAGAGAGGAAATGTGGTTCAGTGGTGCACCGTCGAAAACTTTAAGGCAAAGGCCGTGGAGGAAGGAAGTGCGGTTCCCTATTTCACATTTGAGGTTGCGCTCCAAGAATTTTTGGATGGAGATGATGTGCTTCTGCGAATTGGTATGGCCAACGACCGCGCCCTCACAGTGAGGGTATTTTTGACCCAGGGTTTGGAAGTGGTTTGTTCTCAGGAGGGAGTCGAAACCAGAACCTCGTTAGGGTTGGCTTACCTGCTGCCCAAAGTGGCGAAAGATTACATCAAGTCTTCGCTGGAGCGAAATGAGGCTGAGCTAAGTAACGACAATGTTGTGCAGGGTCTTCTCCAGCAATTGATCAGGCACCTGGCTTTTTTGGGGACAATTTGTGTGATTTGTGGGAAGGACCGGCTTGGGGATGTTCCCCTGAGCAGTACTTGCCCTGGTATTTGCGATGCTACAAATCAAAGCTACAAAGATGTAATTGCAGCTTGTGTGCGTGACCGGAAGATTTCAGAGGAGGCGAGGGCAGGAAGGAGAGAGCAGTATGTGAAAAATTTATACACGAATTCAACCGAGGGACGCAGAGGACTTGGGACTTTGCTTAACGCAAAAGTTGTGAGCAAGGAAGAAACCAGTAAGCATACAAATGATGGTGCAATTAATTACGAAGAGGCGGTCGGGAGAGTGACGAAAATGAACTCCAGGAGCGTGGCAATGGCTCTGGACATCCCAGTATCTGACTTATGGATCGACGATGTTGAGAGTTTCGAAATCTAATCCGCCTGTAAGTAACAAATTTCTATTTTAGTTCAGACAGGTCTGAAATAATTAGGGTGCGCGTTTAGCCCACCATTTTTACCATAGAGACTAAATTTCCATTTCCAGCCGATCGAGAGTTCCTAGAATTTAGAGTATATGATGTTGTCCCCTTTGGAAGAGGGCTTGAAACGTCTTCTGCCGTCATATGTCAGAACCCTGTGATGGGCAATGTAAATAGTTTACTTTACCAATTGTTTCTTTATAGTGTTGATAAGTTACCAGTTTTGTACAGGTCCTGTCTATTGTTTTCATCTGTAATGGAGGAGAAGCCTTACTGGATATCTAGCCCCTGAATTGCAAGTTGAATTTTCTGTTTTTCGCTTCACATTTTCCTTTGAAAAGCCTGCATATTCACGACAATATGGCAGCAAATTCACGACAATACACGGACATAATATTTTCATTTAGTGGTGTGTCGTTTTTTACCGCCATCTGGAAGTAGATCCTCGAACTATACAATAGCACTTACATCTATAAGAGGTTCTGTAGGTTTCTCAATATTTATGGTTGTGTATAAAAAGATATCTTATTTTGTAATGACTTTGTAGGTGCTGTTTATTTGGTAGCTTGTTTGTAactatttcaattaaaatataggtataatttttttattgttcaTACATATATTATAGTGTTATTGGATTCAATTATGTCTAGATGATCTAGAATGTGTTGgtataattgatattaaaataataaaaaacttaaTATTTTCAAATCCATATTCATCATAAGTTTCTAGATTTAGCTTTGTGATATTTTTCAACAACATTATTAAAAACTAAATCAAAAATATTGATTACATCAACATTTTAGATATTTTATGACAAGAAAGCCTACAACTAAAAAGGTGTTtgtagattatttatttattgcagAGGATTGGAAAAGCACTTAATTCTCATACATGACTATTTTAAAcatatgaaatatatataattgttggcattaggttgtcattgatgtcaaccggtatggaatggtcaccagtgagtaagtagtggtgaccggtatgggtgaagtaagtagtgatgtcaaccggtatgaaggatggagtgtgtaagtagacagAAAATGTATCTTACCagtacacatgaagtgcaacatctatCGGTAAGCAAGACCACTGGTAAGCAAGCAAAGGATAACAGGGATGTGATCACCGGTATACAAAGAGAAGTATAATACACCCAGTAAATGGACTTAGTTGATGGACCAGTGTGTTTGATGGCAAATCAACTTGATCCATCAACAGAGAAGAGGttagcaggtatgaaggtccaccggtGAGGTTAGATTAtactggtaaggtgagttgaaccggtagtgagtcttggttggtgaaggatgtcaaaccgactTTGTAGTCTGagcagaggtggatgttgacaaggatgaTAGGTTGACCCTAGGTGGCGAGCACGCAGAGATCGGTGAAGTGTTCATCGACGTGGTAGTTGACGAGTAGGTCGACATTAATGGAGAACCCGTAAATCATGGGATGATGGTAGGATGTTGCGGCTCGAGGGAGACaaagtggcaaggtgattgaactgatCTTGCAAGACGATCTGATCCTTGTGCTCGTTGGTTGAAGGAAACAGCTGAGCCATTAATTGTGATTGACAAAGCAACGCCAAAAAGCATGTTGCAtacatccaaaaatagaaaacgcacattggaaggCGAGGAGATGGCGGTGTTGATTGATGTGATGCGGGTATTCGTTCCAGAAGATGAGATCCGATCTATCTTGATACGGATTCAATGCATGGTTGAAAACCCTAGCGCGCCaccgtttgaatgttgcttttggcgggAACCTTCAAACATAAATATGTGGACTAAAGACTGAAGTGCATGATGTTGGATGTCAGTTGTGAGAGAAGTGAGTGTTTGTGCAAGCAGAGAGAAATCGGTTTGAGAAATAGCTCCCTGAAAATCAGAGTGTCCGAGTGTTAGCTGAACCGGTGAGAGGTTCTAACCGGCAGAGACAGAGTAACCTGTGAACTGTTATAGTCTTAACTGTCAAGTGTATTGGTAGGGATTGAacggttaggaaggcatccaagtgtggtaCTGTGGAGGGTGAGGTTTAGAGAAAGAGAAGAATGGCAGAGAGTAACCGGTAGTGGAAGAACCGGTGAAACAGAGGAAGTCGGTAACCGACAGACATCAGTTGATCAGATGTtgcaactcatttgcaacaaggtgctatcattgcattaaattgtatttcattgtattacaccaagttggtgcttggtgcagtggttggtgccttaaatcattgtaattcattattttattgtgaggctggattggagcagtagactccagcagcatttctcactgaggtttttcccctactaggttttcctcgtatatctggtgttgtgagttgtgcatttgtgtgtttgccttttttatatcctctcatatcttaccggtttgattgcttAGTGCTTAGGTTGTTAATCGGtactgtaatgcccgccaaaataccccagataaatatagctaaatacacagtaatggatttttatttatttatcaatacaacacataacatcacttaagcaatgcagcaAGAACTCATCAATATTTAAGTGTtacgaacatagaataattcacttaaaCTATTAATCAATTATGCAAGCGGAATATAATAAATCATTAAgttactaactccctagggtatctcaatgccattacttaatctacctacataggcaataaacatttactttcttccaaatcaatacctaataatcttaatcattattcaagcataggtgcaacatagcaatacctaacactcatgatatgcaacctacttaaccATTCATTTattatgagattctatctttcaatgcatagccaTTTCCTTTTAATcttttaggttcattttatacaccaagtccaaatgttcctattaccattaaccaaccttcgactgTTATGATCATCATTTACATACTACGATTAACCCTTACATTAACGTTAACATAAATTTCCATTTAtaattaacttccacataatcatttatgattctatgctcctagcatatcTATCACTTCAacatgattcctaaagtacataatgcaaaaatcacaaagtcttcctaaacatttaatCCACAACTCattttaatactcataaaatctcttatgctatatcaattaaccaacaacatcttattacaaattaagtaactacatgaattcaACTCAGCACAACTTAAATAATGAAAATCCTAtcatccataacaactaatagcatccaccaaatggagttataatcttaaaccataCCATATAATACAATCTAATCCTTTgatagacaagcattcattttaccatctacccatacacttactagtaatttccattaataagattagtagttctttcattaagaacatccatacaatatctTCATAAGAGACATTAAATTACCACCCAAGCAATATAagatttcaatcctaccattagatcactgacTACAAGGTATGATACTATAAGTTCAAATTCTTCAATCACAAATCaaaaacatgtcctaagatatcttccattattactcatactcatacatcctatcaaggcatagcatttcttctacttaaagcatttgttaaagacatcatttctaggctattaccattatcataacatttgcacaatttccttttaacatggctcatcaagaatacaaattgcaTCATTTTATTCCAAACCATAATACTCattcacatctcatgcatccatttcatttaatataaattcttTACAATACATCTCAAGGTCCACCATTACAATCATATACTATAAcaaaaagctatcactataactagaacaacataatcatttctcaagagcatgatttcttttacaaccattacaagataatttcattacataaatcacatcatcatttacattcttactgcaattattatccatgaactatctgaagaagcatcctcatccacacaagaataatccaaagataggaatatcctaatggtttaaaagcaccaatcacccgaccatgtggaaccaaaggaaccaccccccatgctaggagatgaaacaaggtcccaacacacacactGCATCTAGGCTaacacttaaaaccaaagagactaaacaatacaaggacactcaagcaaAAACCAATCACAAAAAAACACAAATTGAAACTCCTAGAGGCGCACATCAACAAGGCATCAATACATCTCAAGAAaatgacacatgtaggagtggagtgtcatcacatgctatcctccccaaTAATATTTCCAACACAACTCATCAAAGCATAACCCCGATAGACATGTagagccatttctacccatgagagaatcaagggagatttgacttaccgtcttcacggccttctcatgcttatcctaaaacatcctccctaggatcaagtcatgagactcaaaactattcattatcttgttaggTGAGTCCTAGTTGCCCAACCCATCTAATTTATTAGTTAATTTATCACTTGCTTATCAATAAGAAAACCCCCATGTGCCCTGCCAGTCTAGACAGAATGCTTATCAACTTAACTGCCTATCTCTCGTGACTctagtcatcacatgaaagcccactccacCTATCATGCTCTTAAAATAACAATAGAAAAGTAGGAGGCTCTAAATCAAATACAAATCTGAAACCAAAATCATCATTATGCAGCCATAAACATACTCATAAGCTTGAACATCCAAAAAGCCATATTAACAAGTAAGCAACCTTGAGCCTCATACTCGAAATAACATTAAGCCACAATAAGGAAACGAAATCTTCATCAACATGGAATAAATGATAGCAGCAAGGCACATCAACTTGCTGGTCCAACATCAATATAACAACCCTCACAATCATGGCTCATCAACAT contains these protein-coding regions:
- the LOC131049458 gene encoding uncharacterized protein LOC131049458 — encoded protein: MAVFDIEFKLQLEIINWECTRSAKCVVDFDGNPGHMKLGMRGLLWSIQTLELQNPGEYSFNIMEVKRSETPLSLSEAAAPNLPAKFDILLADYKASMQSVRRADEALDKLYAFVCLFSLAEKDKRWRIIVDAEITAMACKCAKEAIYQAAQAMAAILVDQLESPVLIGGQQSENCKRSGWWIDNWTVADELWATGFFPPDSWKCMLRQFQAKALERGNVVQWCTVENFKAKAVEEGSAVPYFTFEVALQEFLDGDDVLLRIGMANDRALTVRVFLTQGLEVVCSQEGVETRTSLGLAYLLPKVAKDYIKSSLERNEAELSNDNVVQGLLQQLIRHLAFLGTICVICGKDRLGDVPLSSTCPGICDATNQSYKDVIAACVRDRKISEEARAGRREQYVKNLYTNSTEGRRGLGTLLNAKVVSKEETSKHTNDGAINYEEAVGRVTKMNSRSVAMALDIPVSDLWIDDVESFEI